From the genome of Paucidesulfovibrio gracilis DSM 16080, one region includes:
- a CDS encoding hydantoinase/oxoprolinase family protein, whose product MYLGIDVGGTHTDAVALDISGPGVEVVSACKVATRPRDLLGSVREALERVLQGVDRAKVKRLNLSTTLSTNAIVEGRTEEVGVLVIPGPGMDPTDYMLCRDYHVLDGAMDHRGNETARLDNTQCQAAIASCRANGVNTFAVVGKFSVRNPLHENTLRHMLCGTREGQACERADFVTLGHQLGGRLNFPRRVATAYFNCSVRRLYNDFADAVERGLEAMDMAHVRVNVLKADGGTMPLAFSRRMPVQSIFSGPAASVMGIIALCEIIHDSVILDIGGTTTDIAVFAAGSPLLERDGIAIGSHPTLVRALKVKSIGVGGDSALSVIGDTVRVGPRRLGPSMAAGGEHPTLTDALNCQGLSAVGDVDASRNGMAAFAEAHTISPDKLAAQAVDAAARTIHEQTRALVAEINDQPVYTIHELIEGKRIVPRKLYLMGGPAEAMRMPLFQRFQLSNEAPEHFAVANAVGAALTRTTTDVELFADTQKHIMFLPGLGHHENIPGTYTLEDAKRDAMNHLLAHLADLRLSADAQRAEITHASSFNMVDGMRTTGRNMRVKCQIKPGVERTLG is encoded by the coding sequence ATGTATCTTGGAATCGACGTGGGCGGCACCCATACCGACGCGGTGGCGCTGGACATTTCCGGGCCGGGCGTGGAGGTGGTCTCCGCCTGCAAGGTTGCCACGCGGCCCCGCGATCTGCTCGGCTCCGTGCGCGAGGCGCTGGAGCGCGTACTGCAGGGCGTGGACCGCGCCAAGGTCAAACGGCTGAATCTTTCCACCACGCTTTCCACCAACGCCATCGTGGAGGGCCGCACCGAGGAGGTGGGCGTGCTGGTTATCCCCGGACCGGGCATGGATCCTACGGATTACATGCTCTGCCGGGATTACCACGTGCTGGACGGCGCCATGGACCATCGCGGCAATGAAACCGCGCGCCTGGACAACACGCAGTGCCAGGCGGCCATTGCCTCGTGCCGGGCCAACGGGGTGAATACCTTTGCCGTGGTGGGTAAATTTTCCGTGCGCAACCCCCTGCATGAAAACACCCTGCGGCACATGCTCTGCGGCACCCGGGAGGGCCAGGCCTGCGAACGGGCCGACTTCGTGACCCTGGGACACCAGCTGGGCGGCCGTCTGAACTTTCCCCGACGTGTGGCCACGGCCTATTTCAACTGTTCGGTACGCCGGTTGTACAACGATTTTGCCGATGCCGTGGAACGCGGACTCGAAGCCATGGACATGGCGCATGTACGGGTCAACGTGCTCAAGGCAGACGGCGGCACCATGCCTCTGGCGTTTTCCCGGCGCATGCCCGTGCAGTCCATTTTTTCCGGCCCGGCCGCCTCGGTCATGGGTATCATTGCCCTGTGCGAAATCATTCATGATTCCGTGATTCTGGACATCGGCGGCACCACCACGGACATTGCGGTGTTCGCGGCCGGCTCCCCCCTGCTGGAGCGCGACGGCATTGCCATCGGTTCCCATCCCACCCTGGTGCGGGCCTTGAAGGTCAAGTCCATCGGCGTGGGCGGGGACTCGGCCCTGTCCGTCATCGGGGACACGGTGCGCGTAGGCCCACGACGGCTGGGACCAAGCATGGCCGCCGGAGGCGAACATCCCACGCTCACGGACGCCCTGAACTGCCAGGGACTTTCCGCCGTGGGCGATGTGGACGCCTCCCGAAACGGCATGGCCGCCTTTGCCGAGGCCCACACCATCAGCCCGGATAAACTCGCGGCCCAGGCCGTGGATGCGGCGGCCCGCACCATCCATGAACAGACCCGCGCCCTGGTGGCCGAAATCAACGATCAGCCCGTCTACACCATCCATGAATTGATCGAAGGCAAGCGCATCGTGCCGCGCAAGCTCTATCTCATGGGCGGGCCGGCCGAGGCCATGCGCATGCCCCTGTTCCAACGGTTCCAACTCTCCAACGAGGCACCCGAACATTTTGCCGTGGCCAATGCCGTGGGCGCGGCCCTGACCCGCACCACCACGGACGTGGAGCTTTTTGCGGACACGCAAAAGCACATCATGTTCCTGCCCGGGCTGGGGCATCATGAAAACATCCCCGGCACCTACACCCTGGAGGACGCCAAACGCGACGCCATGAACCACCTGTTGGCTCATCTGGCGGATCTGCGGCTCTCGGCGGACGCCCAGCGTGCCGAGATCACCCACGCGTCCAGCTTCAACATGGTGGACGGCATGCGCACCACGGGCCGCAACATGCGGGTGAAATGCCAGATCAAACCCGGCGTGGAACGCACCCTGGGATAG
- the glpX gene encoding class II fructose-bisphosphatase gives MEAPSKNLAMDLVRVTEAAALAAARWLGRGDKNSGDQAAVDAMRLSFNSLDIDGKIVIGEGEKDEAPMLFNGEHVGTGKGLAVDVAVDPVEGTNLLATGRPNAIAVVGVAPAGTMLDPGPSYYMQKLVVPAPARGVVDINAPVGHNLKSIAKALGKDVDDLVVFVLDKPRHKGLIAEIRAAGARIQLHTDGDVNGSLMAVNPRAEVDVMMGTGGTPEGVLSACAIRIMGGELFARFDPQKEDEKRAMIDAGYDLKQVYTASDLVKSDEVFFAATGLSGGSFLDGVRYTGTGAVTHSLVMRGHTGTIRYIESEHTWDKLMRFSAVKYD, from the coding sequence ATGGAAGCTCCGTCCAAAAACCTGGCCATGGACCTGGTCCGCGTGACCGAGGCCGCGGCTCTGGCCGCAGCCCGCTGGCTGGGCCGAGGCGACAAGAATTCCGGAGATCAGGCCGCGGTGGACGCCATGCGCCTGTCCTTCAACAGCCTGGACATTGACGGCAAGATCGTCATTGGCGAAGGAGAAAAGGACGAGGCTCCGATGCTCTTCAACGGTGAACACGTGGGCACCGGCAAAGGGCTTGCCGTGGACGTGGCCGTGGACCCCGTGGAAGGCACCAACCTGCTGGCCACGGGCCGTCCCAACGCCATCGCCGTGGTGGGCGTGGCCCCGGCCGGAACCATGCTTGATCCTGGCCCGAGCTACTACATGCAAAAGCTGGTTGTCCCGGCGCCGGCCCGCGGTGTGGTGGACATCAACGCCCCGGTGGGCCACAACCTCAAGTCCATTGCCAAGGCGCTGGGCAAGGATGTGGACGACCTGGTGGTCTTTGTGCTGGATAAACCGCGGCACAAGGGGCTTATCGCGGAGATCCGCGCTGCGGGCGCACGCATCCAGCTGCACACGGACGGCGATGTGAACGGCTCCCTCATGGCCGTGAACCCCCGCGCCGAAGTGGACGTGATGATGGGAACGGGCGGCACCCCCGAGGGCGTGCTTTCGGCCTGCGCCATCCGCATCATGGGCGGCGAGCTGTTCGCCCGTTTTGATCCGCAAAAGGAAGATGAAAAACGCGCCATGATCGACGCGGGCTATGATCTGAAGCAGGTCTACACCGCTTCGGACCTGGTCAAGAGCGACGAGGTCTTTTTCGCGGCCACCGGGCTTTCCGGCGGCAGCTTCCTGGACGGAGTGCGCTACACCGGCACCGGCGCGGTGACCCATTCCCTGGTCATGCGCGGCCACACCGGCACCATCCGCTACATCGAATCCGAGCACACCTGGGACAAGCTGATGCGCTTCTCCGCGGTCAAATACGACTAG